Sequence from the Streptosporangium brasiliense genome:
GTCTTCAACTTCCTGGGCCCCCTGACCAACCCGGCCAGGCCCGAGGCGCAGGCGATCGGCATCTTCGACCCGGGCATGCTCCCCGTGGTCGCGGGCGTGTTCGCCGAGCGCGGGGTGTCGGCCCTGGTCTTCCGGGGCGACGACGGGCTCGACGAGCTGACCACCGCGACGACCTCCACGGTCTGGGTGGTGCGCGAGGGCGCCGCCACGCAGACCGTCTTCGACCCGGCCGCGCTCGGCATCCCCCGGGCCGCGCCCGACGCGCTGCGCGGCGGGGACGTGGTCTTCAACGCCCAGGCCGTGCGCGACCTGCTCCAGGGCAGGACCGGTCCGGTCCGTGACGCGGTGCTGCTCAACGCCGCCGCCGCGCTGGTCGCCCTCGACAGCAAGGGCGACGACCTCGAAGCCGCCATGTCCGCCGCCCACGCGAGAGCCGTCCAGGCCGTCGACTCCGGCGCCGCCGCGGCCGTCCTCGACCGCTGGGTCGAGGCCAGCCAGGCGCGCAGGCCGCGCTGACCTCGGCCATCCCCTCACGGGCGGACGGGAGATCCACCCGTGAGGGGATGCCTCCCTCCGCGGGGCCGTCTTAGATTGCGCCCATGTGGCGTGTCGATCCCCTGACCGAGCAGATACTGCCTGCCCTGGCGCTGTCCGTTCTGCTCGGCCTGTCCCTGGCCGTCGCGGGACTCGCCCGCGAGCGCAGGCTCCTGCTCCTGAGGCTCCGCCGTGAGCAGGCCAAGCTCGCCGACCAGCAGGTCGCGCTGGCCCATGCCGCCGTCACCGAGGAACGCGCCCGCATCGCCCACGAGCTGCACGATGTCGTCGCCCACGGGGTCAGCATGATGACGCTCGGTGTCGGCGCCGGCCGTATGATCATGGAGAAGGACCCGGCGCGGGCCCGCGAGACCCTGCGGCTGGCCGAGGAGTCCGGCCGCCAGGCGCTCCTGGAGCTGCAGCGCATGCTCTGCCTGCTGAAGGCCGAGGGGGCCCCGGGGGCCAGGACGCCCCAGCCCAAGCTGTCGGACCTGTCCGACCTGCTGACCCAGGTCCGTACGGCGGGCCTGCGAGTGGACGTGGTCGAGGACGGCAGGCCCGTCGAGATCGGTCTCGCCCTCGAACTGTCGGCCTACCGGATCGTCCAGGAGGCGCTCAGCAACACCCTCAGGCGCGCCCGGGCGCAGTCGGCCCACGTCACCCTGCGCTGGCGTCCGGGCTTCCTGGACGTGCTGGTCCGCGACGACGGCCAGGCCACCACCACGGCGACCACCGGCCACGGCCTGCTCGGCATGCGCGAGCGCGCCACGCTCTTCGGCGGCACGCTCGAAGCCGAGGCCCTCCCCGAGGGGGGCTTCGAGGTGCGCGCCCGGCTGCCCACGGTGGGCGAGGCACGGCCGGCCCTCACCCGCCCCGGAGAGGCCCAGCCGGTCCCGGGCACCCGCCCGCGTGGATGAGCGCCGGCCTCGGTTCTTTTCGGCGGGCGCGGCTCGGTCGGCTCCGGATCTCGTCCGTCTGGATGAGGCCAGGCCGGCCCTGGGCACCCGCCCGCGTGGGTGAGCGCCGGCCTCGGTCCTTTTCGGCGGGCGCGGCTCGGCCGGCCTCCGGCGTCCGCCCGCCTGGTGAGGGGGCACAGCCGGTCCTCGGCCCCGCCCCCTGGTGGGCGTCAGTCGGACTCGCCGAGACCGATCGAGAAGGCGGCCTCGAGGTCGTGCCGGGAGTAGGTGCGGAAGGCGATGTGCGTCTCGGTGCGCAGCACCCCGGCGACCTTGTTGATCCGGCCCGGGATGACCTCGGCGATCTCCTCGTAGGCGGTGACGCGGACCATGGCCATCAGGTCGTACTCACCGGTGATGGAGTAGACCTCGCTCACCCCGTCGATCTCGGCGATCGTCTGGGCGACCTCGGGGATCCGGTCCACCTCGGCGTTGATGTGCACGATCGCGGTGATCACGAGCTTCCTCCTCGTTGAGTGCGGCTTGCAGCTCCGAAGTTATCAGCGCGCCGGGCGGCCCTCACGCCGCTGGTGCGGCTCAGCGGGACGGTAGGCGTGGTCGAGGCGGGCCCTGAGCCGTCCGGCGCCGCCGACGGGCAGGCTCCAGGTGCCCTCCACCTGCACCAGCCGCACGCCGGGGCTCTCCAGCCAGCGCAGGATGCACTCGGTCTCCTCGGCGCTGGCGGCGGGCACGGGACCCGGCCCCGGCACGACGGTCTCGGCGGTGGCCACCAGCGCGTCCACGAACGGGGTGGGGTGCGCGCCCCGGGGCATCACCCCGGCCGAGGCCAGCCTGCCGTACCGGACGACGTGGATCTGCCAGCCGCCGGCCGCCGCGGGGGAGGCCGCGACCAACTGGGGGATCGAGGTGAGGGAGCGCAGTCGCTGCATGCGCGCGGAGGTGCGGACGTAGGCGGCGAGCCGGTCGCGGTCGGCCGCGGCCTCCTCGTAGCGTTC
This genomic interval carries:
- a CDS encoding Lrp/AsnC family transcriptional regulator — translated: MITAIVHINAEVDRIPEVAQTIAEIDGVSEVYSITGEYDLMAMVRVTAYEEIAEVIPGRINKVAGVLRTETHIAFRTYSRHDLEAAFSIGLGESD
- a CDS encoding sensor histidine kinase — encoded protein: MWRVDPLTEQILPALALSVLLGLSLAVAGLARERRLLLLRLRREQAKLADQQVALAHAAVTEERARIAHELHDVVAHGVSMMTLGVGAGRMIMEKDPARARETLRLAEESGRQALLELQRMLCLLKAEGAPGARTPQPKLSDLSDLLTQVRTAGLRVDVVEDGRPVEIGLALELSAYRIVQEALSNTLRRARAQSAHVTLRWRPGFLDVLVRDDGQATTTATTGHGLLGMRERATLFGGTLEAEALPEGGFEVRARLPTVGEARPALTRPGEAQPVPGTRPRG